A single Chryseobacterium sp. DNA region contains:
- a CDS encoding DUF6443 domain-containing protein, with translation MKNIVILICTVLLSGLAQGQLSTAENYIYSKTYLSDPTLTNPKTSETVQYFDGLGRPKQVVNVKSSPLGRDVVTHFEYDDFGRQVKEFLPVPQQETQNGAIYTSPLTNASRPDLYSQEKIYSEKVLENSPLDRIRQQIQVGNAWSDKPVKFDYDANLHEDYVRKYETSTSWLEGRTQSNVQLLQYFGAGQLYKNMVTDEDGNKTIEFKNGRGQLLLVRKVLSAAQNADTYYVYNEYDQLSFVIPPLASAPTVEPAAVENLYYQYRYDGRNRLVEKKLPGKGWEYMVYDQAERLIMTQDANMREKSKWLITQYDPFGRVAYTGIIAGGSRSSMQSQAGNLIIVENRSSTGFTKNGMPVQYSNGYFFDIETVLSVNYYDTYPQYNFNPSFPTTIQGRPTLTDTPSSAGRSTKGLPVMSLVKNIEDDSWSKTYTYYDDKARVIGTHSINHLGGYTRTESLLDFAGVPQTVITKHKRLNTDTERIITESFTYDDQNRLLVHKHKVDSNPDEILARNQYNELSQLESKKVGGIHSATPLQTIDYRYNIRGWMTQINDPSILGNDLFGYKINYNTVEGLETPDALDPSLKVLPQYNGNIAEVSWKTLTQENEPLKRYGYVYDSLNRLSAGFYQQSGSEASGEYFEKMEYDLNGNITRLKRSEGVLSGNTFATVIDNLKYDYTGNRLNKITDEQQNPLGYPYITAPNTLEYDNGSADGNGNMTGHADKGISSIQYNYLNLPKQITQNSKVTHYTYRADGVKVKKLFGDIETDYLDGFQYKSTKPSELGTGGGWSLEDPNEVAEMKLRIIPTSEGYYDALSNLYIYNFTDHLGNIRLSYTDTNKDGIIQPRQYFVQQCSGNYNPPFELPICIDYWKPGEIVEVNNYYPFGLLHNYTATTQNAYQYKYNGKELQETGMYDYGARMYMPDIGRWIVVDPLVEKMRRFSPYTYAGDNPIRYIDPDGRKFINFDENGNYTGTTKDNWWHNLWNGSKGRVVKSDGSTQQKFRFADPKNDVADIQSGKINKLEFVTEKQVRTLVRWSGAFDPKNKASNRSLSERYDYIKKEGIGGGKMDFAYTQVPKMFPNAKPSNPTTNTSNTIFLVEGLAHNQNNFGNFLFGASGRAMQFTGAELSLGAHYNSVVNSSTNGYSSQLDSSDDQLSISSGVLFSDKYNYGDMQIQVTVGTPTPANTP, from the coding sequence ATGAAGAATATAGTAATTCTCATTTGTACTGTCCTTTTATCAGGTTTAGCACAAGGACAATTAAGTACAGCAGAAAATTATATTTACAGTAAAACCTATTTATCAGATCCTACACTTACCAATCCCAAAACCTCAGAAACCGTTCAATACTTTGACGGCCTGGGAAGACCCAAGCAGGTCGTGAATGTCAAATCCTCGCCATTGGGCAGAGATGTGGTGACTCATTTTGAATATGACGATTTTGGAAGACAGGTAAAAGAATTTTTACCCGTTCCCCAGCAGGAGACTCAAAACGGAGCAATTTACACCTCTCCATTAACCAATGCTTCCCGGCCGGATCTCTATAGCCAGGAAAAGATTTATTCTGAAAAAGTTTTGGAAAACTCACCATTGGACAGGATCCGGCAGCAGATCCAGGTAGGAAATGCCTGGAGTGATAAACCCGTTAAATTTGACTATGATGCCAATCTCCATGAAGATTACGTGAGAAAGTACGAAACCAGCACCAGCTGGCTTGAAGGCAGGACCCAAAGCAATGTCCAGCTGCTTCAGTATTTTGGAGCAGGACAGCTGTATAAAAACATGGTTACTGATGAAGACGGCAACAAAACCATAGAATTCAAAAACGGCAGAGGACAGCTTTTGTTAGTGAGAAAAGTACTGAGCGCTGCCCAAAATGCAGATACGTACTATGTTTACAATGAATATGACCAGCTGTCCTTTGTAATCCCTCCACTGGCTTCCGCTCCCACTGTGGAACCGGCTGCCGTAGAAAACCTGTATTATCAGTACCGCTATGACGGGAGAAACCGTTTGGTAGAGAAAAAACTGCCTGGAAAAGGCTGGGAATATATGGTGTATGATCAGGCGGAGAGGCTTATCATGACCCAGGATGCCAATATGCGGGAGAAAAGCAAATGGCTGATTACCCAATATGACCCATTCGGGAGAGTGGCTTATACAGGGATCATTGCCGGAGGAAGCAGAAGCAGCATGCAGTCCCAGGCAGGGAATCTCATAATAGTGGAGAACAGGAGCAGTACAGGATTTACCAAAAACGGGATGCCGGTTCAGTACAGCAATGGATATTTTTTTGATATTGAAACGGTTTTAAGTGTCAACTATTATGATACTTATCCGCAATACAATTTCAATCCCTCTTTCCCAACCACCATTCAGGGCAGGCCTACCTTAACCGATACCCCTTCATCAGCAGGAAGAAGCACCAAAGGCCTACCCGTGATGAGTTTGGTAAAGAATATCGAAGATGACAGCTGGAGCAAGACCTACACCTATTACGATGACAAAGCAAGAGTCATTGGTACCCATTCCATCAACCATCTGGGAGGCTATACCCGTACAGAATCTCTGCTGGATTTTGCAGGGGTACCACAAACTGTTATTACAAAGCATAAAAGGTTGAATACGGATACAGAAAGGATTATTACAGAAAGCTTTACGTATGATGACCAGAACAGACTTCTTGTACACAAGCATAAAGTAGACAGCAATCCGGATGAGATTCTGGCCCGGAACCAATACAATGAACTTTCCCAATTAGAGAGTAAAAAAGTAGGCGGAATACATTCAGCAACACCCTTGCAGACCATTGATTATAGGTACAATATCAGAGGGTGGATGACCCAGATCAATGATCCCTCGATTCTGGGAAATGATCTTTTCGGATATAAGATCAACTACAATACAGTTGAGGGATTAGAAACTCCCGATGCATTAGACCCTTCCCTGAAAGTGCTTCCCCAATACAATGGGAATATAGCCGAAGTGTCCTGGAAAACCTTAACTCAGGAAAATGAACCCTTAAAAAGATACGGTTACGTGTATGATTCCCTGAACAGGCTTTCCGCAGGGTTCTATCAACAATCAGGAAGTGAAGCCTCCGGAGAATATTTTGAAAAAATGGAGTATGATCTAAACGGCAATATTACCAGGCTGAAAAGATCAGAAGGCGTTTTATCCGGCAATACCTTTGCCACTGTCATAGACAATCTGAAATATGATTACACAGGAAACAGGCTGAATAAAATAACCGATGAACAGCAGAACCCTTTGGGCTATCCATATATAACCGCTCCCAATACCCTCGAATATGATAATGGCAGTGCTGATGGGAATGGAAACATGACCGGTCATGCCGATAAAGGGATTTCCTCCATTCAATATAATTATTTAAATTTACCCAAACAGATTACCCAAAACTCTAAGGTCACCCATTATACCTACAGGGCAGACGGCGTAAAAGTGAAGAAGCTCTTTGGAGATATAGAAACAGATTATCTGGACGGGTTCCAGTATAAGTCTACCAAGCCGTCAGAATTAGGGACAGGAGGAGGATGGAGCCTTGAAGATCCTAATGAAGTGGCTGAAATGAAGTTAAGGATCATCCCTACCTCGGAAGGATATTATGATGCGCTTAGTAATTTATACATCTACAACTTTACGGATCATTTAGGCAATATAAGATTAAGCTATACGGATACCAATAAAGACGGTATTATCCAGCCAAGACAATACTTTGTCCAGCAATGCAGCGGGAACTACAACCCTCCATTTGAGCTGCCCATCTGTATTGATTATTGGAAACCCGGAGAGATTGTGGAAGTGAATAATTATTATCCTTTTGGGTTATTGCATAATTATACAGCTACCACTCAGAATGCGTATCAGTATAAGTACAATGGGAAGGAGTTGCAGGAGACAGGGATGTATGACTATGGAGCGAGGATGTATATGCCGGATATTGGAAGGTGGATCGTAGTGGATCCGCTTGTGGAAAAAATGAGAAGATTTAGCCCTTACACTTATGCAGGCGATAACCCTATAAGGTATATAGACCCAGATGGAAGAAAATTTATTAATTTTGACGAAAATGGAAACTATACTGGTACTACAAAGGATAATTGGTGGCATAACTTATGGAATGGAAGTAAGGGAAGAGTTGTAAAAAGTGATGGAAGTACACAGCAGAAATTTAGATTTGCTGATCCTAAAAATGATGTTGCTGATATACAATCAGGTAAAATAAATAAACTTGAATTTGTTACAGAAAAACAAGTCCGTACATTAGTTAGATGGTCAGGAGCATTTGATCCTAAAAATAAAGCGAGTAATAGGAGTCTTTCTGAAAGATATGATTATATAAAAAAAGAAGGAATAGGCGGAGGAAAAATGGATTTTGCTTATACACAAGTACCTAAAATGTTTCCAAATGCAAAACCAAGTAACCCTACGACTAATACGTCAAATACAATATTTTTAGTTGAAGGTTTGGCTCATAATCAGAACAATTTTGGGAATTTTTTATTTGGTGCATCAGGTCGTGCTATGCAATTCACAGGAGCTGAATTATCGTTAGGAGCACATTATAATAGTGTAGTTAATTCTAGCACAAATGGTTATAGTAGTCAGTTAGATTCTTCTGATGATCAACTTTCTATATCTAGTGGAGTGCTTTTTTCAGATAAGTACAATTATGGAGACATGCAAATTCAAGTAACTGTGGGAACTCCTACACCAGCTAATACACCATAA
- a CDS encoding T9SS type A sorting domain-containing protein yields the protein MKKNYFGALFLCTVFSTYAQEIAWQKDIKSSTQDFLSQVTTTIDQQYLITGSCIQSGSGKPEAGSKQNNGYDYHLVKLNQQGEEVWEKYFSGQNHDYLSAAVTTREGGFLVAGTSYSGKGLDKKEESRGGSDIWLIRINEFGDELWQRTLGTSSDEEARAVIQTTDLGFFVAGNVQNSSKGYGSKDVWIIRLDKDGKELSQLILGGRGLDEVEKMIPTKDGGALLGIYSRSGAYMSNSQSATTNPVSAEKPASSAALSPMPKSSSNFGEGDYWIVKLDKTGKVEWEKNFGGKGDDHIRTLALTSNGFIIGGESRSERSGNKTVGIEEGTDLWLIALNERGDEQWQKSYNFKNRDILMGMSVIQSQDPGIKNQDITKGILLGGYTQAEGRIETDDETFWLLYIDQLGTEKWRKHVKGESRKREERLSDLKLNRDGSIILAGTSAEELGKENWKIVKLGDKQVDQLIEKRDIKIYPNPVSDYAYIEIGFEFKEAEIVVYDMSGRQVQRLKTTNAVTKINTQALVQGAYLVTIKTDSNKTANAKLIKK from the coding sequence ATGAAAAAAAATTATTTCGGTGCACTATTCCTGTGCACGGTCTTCAGCACGTATGCCCAGGAAATAGCCTGGCAGAAAGATATCAAATCCTCGACGCAGGATTTCCTAAGCCAGGTGACCACCACCATAGACCAGCAGTATTTAATTACCGGAAGCTGTATACAGTCAGGAAGCGGGAAGCCGGAGGCTGGAAGTAAGCAAAACAACGGTTACGACTACCATCTTGTAAAACTGAACCAGCAGGGTGAAGAAGTTTGGGAAAAATACTTCTCCGGCCAGAATCATGATTACTTATCCGCTGCCGTTACCACCCGGGAAGGAGGATTTCTTGTTGCGGGAACTTCCTATTCGGGGAAAGGGCTCGATAAAAAAGAAGAATCCAGAGGCGGATCAGATATCTGGCTGATAAGAATCAATGAATTCGGAGATGAGCTGTGGCAGAGAACGCTTGGAACTTCATCGGACGAAGAAGCCAGAGCGGTGATCCAAACTACAGACTTAGGATTCTTTGTAGCAGGGAATGTGCAAAACTCATCTAAAGGCTACGGTTCCAAAGATGTATGGATCATCCGGCTTGACAAAGATGGCAAAGAACTTTCCCAGCTGATCTTAGGCGGAAGAGGGCTGGATGAAGTCGAAAAGATGATTCCCACGAAAGACGGCGGCGCATTGCTGGGCATCTATTCCAGAAGTGGCGCTTACATGAGTAATTCTCAATCAGCAACGACTAATCCTGTTTCGGCTGAAAAGCCTGCTTCCTCAGCAGCCCTTAGCCCAATGCCCAAATCCAGCAGCAATTTCGGTGAAGGCGACTACTGGATCGTAAAACTGGATAAGACCGGGAAAGTAGAATGGGAAAAGAACTTCGGCGGCAAAGGAGATGACCATATCAGAACCCTCGCTTTAACCTCAAACGGTTTCATTATCGGTGGAGAGTCCCGTTCCGAAAGATCCGGCAATAAAACCGTAGGGATAGAAGAAGGTACAGATCTCTGGCTGATCGCTTTGAATGAAAGAGGAGACGAACAGTGGCAGAAATCCTACAACTTCAAAAACCGCGATATCCTGATGGGAATGAGTGTAATACAGAGTCAAGATCCAGGAATCAAGAATCAAGACATCACCAAAGGAATATTGTTGGGCGGTTATACTCAGGCCGAAGGCAGGATAGAAACGGACGATGAAACTTTTTGGCTATTGTATATTGATCAGTTAGGGACTGAGAAATGGAGAAAGCATGTGAAGGGAGAATCCAGAAAAAGAGAAGAACGGCTTTCTGATCTTAAACTGAACAGAGACGGTTCTATTATATTGGCAGGAACCAGCGCCGAAGAACTGGGCAAAGAAAACTGGAAGATCGTAAAGCTGGGTGATAAGCAGGTGGATCAGTTGATTGAAAAGCGTGATATCAAGATCTATCCGAACCCGGTATCCGACTATGCCTACATAGAGATCGGCTTTGAGTTTAAGGAAGCCGAGATTGTAGTTTATGACATGAGCGGAAGACAGGTTCAGCGCTTGAAAACCACGAATGCTGTAACCAAGATCAATACCCAGGCTCTGGTTCAGGGAGCCTACCTGGTGACAATAAAGACGGACAGTAATAAAACAGCGAATGCGAAATTGATTAAAAAATAA
- a CDS encoding GLPGLI family protein, producing the protein MNFKKQTLTILFLFFFSLLYSQTATSDSLRGEFTYLLQYKPNTLNRDNVYKEIFIMQISDKRAFFISENRLKFDSLFMEQYNKNRNNFNIDMRGLSSSKFKFLIIQTNDNSEYYESVGTALLSYNTPVIRDWKLIDETKVLNSIHCKKAEVHYKGRDWTAWYSTEIPFPYGPYKFSGLPGLIVKITDKTGDYDFELVKSVSSAKLKGKIITVNKRHYQNAKLVTKKELVQATTSYRDNIKYELEKNGYCIFRGAKQTKNK; encoded by the coding sequence ATGAATTTTAAAAAACAAACTTTAACAATTTTATTTTTATTCTTTTTCTCTTTGTTGTATTCACAAACAGCTACTAGTGATTCATTAAGGGGAGAATTTACTTATTTACTTCAATACAAACCCAATACTCTAAATCGAGATAACGTTTATAAGGAAATTTTTATAATGCAAATAAGTGATAAACGTGCTTTTTTTATTAGTGAAAATAGATTAAAATTTGACTCTCTTTTCATGGAACAGTATAATAAGAATAGGAATAATTTTAATATTGATATGAGAGGGTTGTCATCATCAAAATTTAAGTTTTTAATTATCCAAACAAATGATAATTCGGAATATTACGAGTCAGTAGGAACTGCCCTTTTATCCTATAATACTCCTGTAATTCGTGATTGGAAACTGATTGATGAAACCAAAGTACTTAATTCTATTCATTGTAAAAAAGCAGAGGTTCATTATAAAGGAAGAGACTGGACTGCATGGTATTCAACGGAAATTCCTTTTCCTTATGGGCCATACAAATTCAGTGGTCTGCCAGGTTTAATTGTGAAAATAACAGACAAAACGGGTGATTATGATTTTGAACTGGTAAAATCGGTATCAAGTGCTAAATTGAAGGGAAAAATAATAACAGTAAATAAAAGGCATTATCAAAATGCCAAATTAGTTACAAAAAAAGAATTAGTCCAAGCAACAACAAGTTACAGAGACAATATTAAATATGAATTAGAAAAAAATGGGTACTGTATTTTCAGAGGGGCAAAACAGACAAAAAATAAATGA
- a CDS encoding cupin domain-containing protein, which translates to MMKSSLKYIFPLIPFLFIACNKKKETKDIHSENLLVFPTGEKITNGNFTGTAYLQMLMDADSLNSISVGNVTFEPGARSKWHTHPAGQILLVIDGVGYYQEKGQPKKILRKGDAIKCPPNVPHWHGAGSDKTFVQVAITGREKGETVWLEPVTDEEYHK; encoded by the coding sequence ATGATGAAATCTAGCCTAAAATACATTTTTCCTCTGATCCCATTTCTTTTTATAGCCTGTAATAAAAAGAAGGAAACGAAAGATATACATTCCGAAAACCTGCTTGTTTTTCCAACAGGGGAAAAGATAACAAACGGGAATTTTACCGGAACGGCCTACCTGCAAATGCTGATGGATGCCGATAGCCTCAACTCCATATCCGTTGGAAACGTAACTTTTGAACCGGGAGCCAGAAGCAAGTGGCATACACACCCTGCAGGACAAATATTGCTGGTTATCGATGGTGTTGGTTACTATCAGGAAAAAGGGCAGCCCAAAAAAATCCTCCGCAAAGGTGATGCAATAAAATGCCCGCCTAATGTGCCCCATTGGCACGGGGCCGGTTCTGATAAGACTTTTGTTCAGGTAGCCATTACAGGACGGGAAAAGGGAGAAACAGTCTGGCTGGAGCCTGTAACGGATGAGGAGTATCACAAATGA
- a CDS encoding alpha/beta hydrolase, with the protein MKKLTSIIALSMSVATTETADAQSIQKRYEQNPYTLVYDGAITKNEKGKVNIHPVTYKLNGINIAANVYTPPNYDASKKYPAVVIAHPNGGIKEQTAGLYAQRLAEAGYITMAADAAYQGASGGEPRHTDKPANRVEDIHGMADFITQYKGVDAARLGVLGICGGGGYTLKAVQSDKRFKAVATLSMFNSGEVRRNGFQNSQLNTIQERLKQASDARAQEAAGGKIIYAGVASITDEEITKTPTDLYREGFVYYYRTHAHPNSTFLYTMSSLLDLMTWDATTDMDLINQPLLMMAGSKADTKYMTDEAFSKAKNAKNKELFLIEGATHIQTYWKPEYVSQAVNKLVDFYHNNL; encoded by the coding sequence ATGAAAAAGCTAACGTCCATAATTGCATTATCAATGTCTGTAGCAACAACAGAAACGGCAGATGCACAATCTATCCAAAAGAGGTATGAACAGAACCCATATACGCTGGTATACGACGGAGCAATCACCAAAAATGAGAAGGGAAAAGTCAATATCCACCCTGTTACCTACAAACTGAACGGGATCAATATTGCTGCCAATGTTTATACACCGCCCAATTACGATGCTTCAAAGAAATATCCGGCAGTAGTGATAGCCCATCCTAACGGAGGTATAAAAGAACAGACAGCGGGGCTGTATGCCCAGCGTTTGGCAGAGGCAGGATATATAACCATGGCTGCCGATGCAGCCTACCAGGGAGCAAGTGGCGGTGAACCGCGTCATACGGATAAACCGGCAAACCGGGTTGAAGATATTCATGGGATGGCTGATTTTATTACCCAATATAAAGGGGTTGATGCAGCCCGTTTAGGTGTTTTAGGTATTTGTGGCGGCGGCGGTTATACGTTAAAGGCAGTACAATCTGATAAACGGTTTAAAGCTGTTGCAACATTAAGTATGTTCAATTCAGGGGAGGTAAGACGGAATGGTTTTCAAAATTCACAGCTTAATACTATCCAGGAACGTTTAAAACAGGCTTCGGATGCCCGAGCCCAGGAAGCTGCAGGGGGTAAAATAATTTATGCAGGGGTAGCCAGCATAACCGATGAAGAAATCACCAAAACTCCTACAGATCTATACCGTGAAGGGTTTGTCTATTATTACAGGACCCATGCCCATCCCAATTCAACGTTTCTGTATACCATGAGCAGCCTGCTCGACTTAATGACCTGGGATGCCACTACAGATATGGATCTGATCAACCAGCCTCTCTTAATGATGGCCGGAAGTAAAGCGGATACGAAATATATGACGGATGAAGCATTCAGCAAAGCAAAAAATGCAAAAAACAAGGAACTTTTTCTCATTGAAGGAGCTACCCATATACAAACCTACTGGAAGCCTGAATATGTATCACAGGCTGTAAACAAACTTGTAGACTTTTACCATAACAACCTTTAA
- a CDS encoding carboxymuconolactone decarboxylase family protein, with translation MAIITANATNAQTTTGQNLDNRQQAIVRISALAGKGDLSKLKTELNAGLEKGLTVNQIKEVLVHVYAYAGFPRSLRGLQTFMTILDDRKANGITDELGAEASPIHSAGSKYDRGKAILEKLTGVPETGSKTGYAAFAPAIEVFLKEHLFADIFERDVLTYAERELVTVSVLSSIGGVEPMLRSHLTICLNVGLTPDQLQQFVDLVRQTIGSKKAEAAQTVLYEVLKSK, from the coding sequence ATGGCAATAATCACAGCAAACGCTACAAACGCTCAAACAACTACCGGGCAGAATCTGGACAATAGACAGCAGGCAATTGTCCGCATTTCGGCACTTGCAGGCAAAGGTGATTTATCGAAACTGAAAACGGAACTCAATGCAGGGCTCGAAAAAGGATTAACGGTAAATCAGATCAAAGAAGTTCTGGTCCATGTGTATGCTTATGCCGGGTTTCCAAGAAGCCTTCGGGGACTGCAGACTTTTATGACCATACTGGATGACCGGAAAGCTAATGGCATCACTGATGAATTGGGAGCGGAAGCCTCACCCATTCATAGCGCAGGCAGCAAGTATGACAGAGGTAAAGCAATATTGGAAAAATTAACCGGAGTTCCTGAAACGGGATCTAAAACAGGATATGCAGCATTCGCTCCAGCAATTGAAGTATTCCTCAAAGAACATCTTTTTGCCGATATTTTTGAGCGTGACGTCCTGACCTATGCCGAAAGAGAGCTGGTAACGGTATCTGTACTCAGCAGTATTGGCGGCGTAGAACCGATGCTCCGTTCCCATTTGACTATTTGCCTGAACGTTGGTTTAACTCCGGATCAGCTTCAGCAGTTTGTTGATTTGGTCAGGCAAACCATTGGCAGTAAAAAAGCGGAAGCAGCACAGACCGTCCTGTATGAAGTATTAAAAAGTAAGTAA
- a CDS encoding flavodoxin: MKDKKVLIVYWSRTKNTKAVAEIIHKKVGGDLVALELVTPYPEDYQTTVHQVAKENETGFLPPLKTKIDSIEKYDVVFVGFPTWGMQLPPPVKSFLNQYNLSGKTVVPFNTNGGYGIGSSFETVKKLCPSSTLPEGFSTKGGVERDGILFVMEGNKEKQVQIEVQKWLKKTGLVN; the protein is encoded by the coding sequence GTGAAAGATAAAAAGGTGCTGATCGTTTATTGGTCGAGAACAAAAAATACCAAAGCCGTTGCCGAAATCATCCATAAAAAAGTGGGTGGCGATTTGGTCGCATTGGAACTGGTTACCCCCTACCCTGAAGATTATCAGACAACGGTACATCAGGTAGCGAAAGAAAATGAAACAGGTTTTCTACCTCCCTTAAAAACAAAAATTGACAGTATAGAAAAATATGATGTGGTTTTTGTCGGCTTTCCAACCTGGGGGATGCAGCTACCTCCGCCTGTGAAAAGCTTTTTGAATCAGTACAATCTAAGTGGAAAGACTGTAGTTCCTTTTAATACCAATGGAGGCTATGGCATTGGCAGCAGCTTTGAAACCGTAAAAAAACTGTGCCCCAGCAGCACACTACCGGAAGGGTTTTCAACCAAAGGCGGTGTGGAAAGAGACGGAATCTTATTCGTGATGGAAGGCAATAAAGAAAAGCAGGTACAGATTGAAGTACAAAAGTGGCTGAAGAAAACAGGATTGGTTAATTAA
- a CDS encoding alpha/beta fold hydrolase, with product MQRIIEKIKYSNLKRGSKTLVGILLFCTVVTVSSCAAPRTNQNGNIVIKEQGAFSAGGKVIRSEGTFDPLKPWNEQQGGQTRHGDHADVFYQIPVNRKQNSMVFLHGYGQSRRSWQTTADGREGFADIFLRSGYGIYLVDQPGRGDAGQTTKPVQISTSPDDQTWYTQFRIGLYPKFNEGVQFPKDEKSLDNFYRMMTPNTGSVDEETIVNAMSAVFDKSGDGILFTHSAGGAPGWKTAIKNDHVKAIVAIEPGGFTFPEGEVPQGNRGGKGVPLNEFLKLTKIPIVVYYGDYIPSEETNAASLNFWHNVLATAKQWAKVINANGGDATIVHLPEIGIKGNTHFIMSDLNNREIARLIVKWSKEKGLDK from the coding sequence ATGCAAAGAATCATTGAAAAAATTAAGTACAGTAATCTGAAAAGAGGTAGCAAGACTTTGGTTGGTATCCTGCTGTTCTGCACTGTTGTTACGGTTTCCTCATGCGCTGCACCAAGGACCAATCAAAATGGAAATATAGTGATCAAAGAACAGGGCGCATTCTCAGCAGGCGGTAAGGTCATCAGAAGCGAAGGCACTTTTGACCCGCTAAAACCATGGAATGAGCAGCAAGGAGGACAAACGCGCCACGGTGACCATGCTGATGTATTCTACCAAATTCCTGTTAACAGAAAACAGAATTCTATGGTCTTCCTGCATGGTTATGGACAGTCCCGCCGCAGTTGGCAAACTACAGCCGATGGCAGAGAGGGCTTTGCCGATATATTTTTAAGATCAGGCTATGGTATTTATCTGGTTGACCAGCCAGGCCGTGGTGATGCCGGACAAACGACAAAGCCTGTACAGATCTCAACATCTCCCGATGATCAGACCTGGTATACCCAGTTCCGTATTGGGCTTTATCCAAAATTCAATGAAGGTGTCCAGTTTCCAAAAGATGAAAAATCTCTTGACAACTTTTACCGCATGATGACACCCAATACAGGCAGTGTAGATGAAGAAACCATAGTAAACGCTATGTCGGCAGTATTTGACAAATCAGGGGACGGAATTCTCTTCACCCATTCTGCAGGAGGAGCTCCGGGCTGGAAAACGGCCATTAAGAATGATCATGTAAAAGCTATCGTAGCCATTGAACCGGGCGGATTTACCTTTCCTGAAGGCGAAGTTCCCCAAGGTAACCGTGGAGGAAAAGGCGTGCCCCTTAATGAATTTTTAAAACTGACTAAGATTCCTATCGTGGTCTATTATGGGGACTATATTCCCTCAGAAGAGACCAATGCGGCTTCCCTCAACTTCTGGCATAATGTATTGGCTACTGCAAAGCAATGGGCTAAAGTTATCAATGCTAACGGCGGTGATGCTACTATTGTTCATTTACCTGAAATCGGAATTAAGGGCAATACCCATTTCATAATGTCTGATCTCAACAACAGGGAAATAGCCCGCCTGATTGTAAAATGGTCAAAAGAAAAAGGGTTAGACAAGTGA
- a CDS encoding aldo/keto reductase yields the protein MEKRKLGNSGLEVSALGLGCMGLSFGYGPATGTKEAVELIRSALEAGVTFFDTAECYGPFTNEELLGEALAPFRDKVVIATKFGFQDGDSKKGLDSSPARIRAVAEASLKRLKTDCIDLFYQHRVDPNIPIEEVAGTVRELITEGKVKHFGLSEAGPQTIRKAHAIQPVTALQSEYSMFFREPEKEIIPTLEELGIGFVPFSPLGKGFLTGAVNESTKFDPTDFRNKVPRFSVENRKANQVLVELLKTIAAEKEVTPAQIALAWLLAQKPWIVPIPGTTKLHRLQENMGGAHFLLSADELTKIETALATINISGERYPAQLQARVGK from the coding sequence ATGGAAAAACGTAAACTTGGAAATAGCGGATTGGAGGTATCCGCACTTGGATTGGGCTGTATGGGGCTAAGCTTTGGCTATGGACCTGCTACCGGGACAAAAGAGGCCGTAGAATTAATCAGATCAGCATTGGAAGCAGGCGTCACCTTTTTTGATACCGCAGAATGTTACGGCCCTTTTACCAACGAAGAACTATTGGGAGAGGCATTGGCTCCTTTCAGAGACAAAGTGGTAATTGCTACAAAATTCGGATTCCAGGATGGGGATTCAAAAAAAGGATTGGACAGCAGCCCGGCAAGAATAAGAGCAGTGGCAGAAGCCTCTCTGAAAAGGCTGAAAACGGACTGTATTGATTTGTTCTATCAGCATCGTGTAGATCCCAACATCCCGATTGAAGAAGTGGCAGGAACGGTAAGGGAATTAATAACAGAGGGAAAAGTAAAACATTTTGGTCTGTCAGAAGCCGGTCCGCAAACCATACGTAAGGCACATGCCATACAGCCCGTTACAGCATTACAAAGTGAGTATTCTATGTTTTTCCGTGAACCGGAAAAAGAGATCATACCAACCCTGGAAGAGCTGGGAATTGGTTTTGTCCCGTTCAGTCCATTAGGCAAAGGCTTTCTTACTGGTGCAGTAAACGAGTCTACAAAATTCGATCCTACGGATTTTAGAAATAAGGTACCCCGTTTCTCGGTAGAGAACAGAAAAGCAAACCAGGTGTTAGTTGAACTCCTAAAAACCATTGCTGCCGAAAAAGAAGTAACACCTGCCCAGATTGCTTTGGCCTGGCTGTTAGCTCAAAAACCATGGATAGTTCCGATACCCGGCACCACAAAATTACACCGGTTGCAGGAAAACATGGGCGGGGCTCATTTTTTACTGTCCGCAGACGAACTGACCAAAATAGAAACTGCATTGGCAACGATCAACATATCAGGCGAACGCTATCCCGCACAATTGCAGGCAAGAGTTGGCAAATAA